From Pseudomonas sp. FP2335, the proteins below share one genomic window:
- the aceF gene encoding dihydrolipoyllysine-residue acetyltransferase has translation MSELIRVPDIGSGEGEVIELFVKVGDTVEADQSILTLESDKASMEIPAPKAGVVKSLKVKLGDRLKEGDELLELEIEGAADAAPAPAAAPAAAAAPAPAEKPAEAPAAPAAAPAAASVQDIHVPDIGSSGKAKIIELLVKVGDTVEADQSLITLESDKASMEIPSPAAGVVESIAVKLEDEVGTGDFILKLKVQGAAPAAAPAPAAPAAKAEAAPAPAAAAPAPAAKAEAAPAPVAAAPAPSGAKVHAGPAVRQLAREFGVELSAVAATGPHGRVLKEDVQAYVKAMMQKAKEAPASGGATGGSGIPPIRTVDFSRFGEIEEVPMTRLMQIGAAGLHASYLNIPHVTQFDQADITDLEAFRVAQKAVAEKAGVKLTVLPLLLKACAHLLKELPDFNASLAPSGKAIIRKKYVHIGFAVDTPDGLLVPVIKNVDQKSLLQLAAEAAALAAKARDKKLTPDDMQGACFTISSLGHIGGTGFTPIVNAPEVAILGVSKATIQPVWDGKAFQPKLMLPLSLSYDHRVINGAAAARFTQRLGQLLGDIRTILL, from the coding sequence GTGAGCGAACTCATTCGCGTACCTGACATCGGCAGCGGTGAAGGTGAAGTAATCGAGCTGTTTGTGAAGGTCGGCGACACCGTCGAAGCCGACCAGAGCATCCTGACCCTGGAATCGGACAAGGCGAGCATGGAAATCCCTGCTCCCAAGGCCGGCGTGGTCAAGAGCCTGAAAGTGAAGCTGGGCGACCGCCTGAAAGAAGGCGACGAACTGCTGGAACTGGAAATCGAAGGTGCCGCTGATGCGGCCCCTGCTCCAGCGGCTGCTCCGGCCGCCGCTGCTGCACCGGCGCCTGCCGAAAAGCCAGCCGAGGCCCCTGCGGCCCCGGCTGCTGCTCCGGCCGCCGCTTCGGTCCAGGACATCCACGTGCCGGACATCGGTTCGTCGGGCAAGGCCAAGATCATCGAGCTGCTGGTCAAGGTCGGCGATACCGTCGAAGCCGACCAGTCGCTGATCACCCTGGAGTCCGACAAGGCCTCCATGGAAATCCCCTCGCCGGCTGCCGGTGTGGTGGAAAGCATCGCAGTCAAGCTGGAAGACGAAGTCGGCACTGGCGACTTCATCCTCAAGCTCAAAGTACAAGGCGCTGCGCCTGCTGCTGCCCCAGCCCCGGCTGCTCCAGCGGCCAAGGCTGAAGCGGCTCCGGCTCCGGCTGCTGCCGCGCCTGCACCTGCTGCAAAAGCCGAGGCCGCTCCGGCCCCTGTGGCTGCCGCACCTGCGCCAAGCGGTGCCAAGGTTCACGCCGGCCCTGCCGTTCGTCAGCTGGCCCGTGAGTTCGGCGTCGAGCTGAGCGCCGTCGCGGCTACCGGCCCTCACGGCCGTGTGCTGAAGGAAGACGTGCAGGCTTACGTCAAGGCCATGATGCAGAAAGCCAAGGAAGCTCCGGCTTCCGGCGGCGCTACTGGCGGTTCGGGCATTCCGCCGATCCGCACCGTGGACTTCAGCCGCTTCGGCGAAATCGAAGAAGTGCCGATGACCCGCCTGATGCAAATCGGCGCGGCCGGCCTGCACGCCAGCTACCTGAACATCCCGCACGTGACCCAGTTCGACCAGGCCGACATCACCGACCTGGAAGCTTTCCGCGTTGCGCAGAAAGCCGTGGCCGAGAAGGCTGGCGTGAAACTGACCGTGCTGCCACTGCTGCTCAAGGCCTGCGCGCACCTGCTCAAGGAGCTGCCGGACTTCAACGCCTCGCTGGCACCAAGCGGCAAGGCGATCATCCGCAAGAAGTACGTGCACATCGGCTTTGCCGTCGACACTCCGGATGGCCTGCTGGTACCGGTCATCAAGAACGTCGACCAGAAGAGCCTGCTGCAACTCGCTGCCGAAGCGGCTGCGCTGGCCGCCAAGGCCCGCGACAAGAAGCTCACTCCGGACGACATGCAGGGCGCGTGCTTCACCATCTCCAGCCTCGGTCACATTGGCGGCACTGGCTTCACGCCAATCGTCAACGCGCCGGAAGTGGCGATCCTGGGTGTGTCCAAGGCCACTATCCAGCCTGTGTGGGACGGCAAAGCGTTCCAGCCGAAGCTGATGCTGCCGCTGTCGTTGTCCTACGATCACCGTGTGATCAACGGCGCCGCTGCTGCACGCTTCACGCAGCGCCTGGGGCAACTGCTCGGCGACATCCGCACCATCCTGCTGTAA
- the glnE gene encoding bifunctional [glutamate--ammonia ligase]-adenylyl-L-tyrosine phosphorylase/[glutamate--ammonia-ligase] adenylyltransferase, with the protein MSLPTLANLPAILLPYASRAEQSFRDAVAALGDDNGLSAWSPQRWADFARVCAASDFVIEQSVRDPLMLLELVAWGELDRGFAPGELCGQIAGAVQQAETEDELGRVLRRQRTRHQVRIIWRDLTRQADLVQTCRDLSDMADASIDQAYQWLYQRHSAQFGTPTGRRSGEPQHMVILGMGKLGAVELNLSSDIDLIFAYPEGGETVGVKRALDNQEFFIRLGQKLIKALDPMTVDGFVFRVDMRLRPYGSSGSLVLSFNALEQYYQDQGRDWERYAMIKARVVAGDQVAGAQLLDMLRPFVYRRYLDFSAIEALRTMKQLIQQEVRRKGMADNIKLGAGGIREVEFIAQAFQLIHGGRDLSLQQRPLLKVLGTLEGQGYLPPAVIAELRDGYEFLRYTEHAIQAIADRQTQMLPDTGEDQARIAFILGFDDWAAFHERLMYWRGRVDWHFRQVIADPDEEEGEESELVVGGEWLPLWEESQDDEAACRQLAEGGFSDAPKALKALAGLRSSPQLRAMQRLGRERLDAFIPRLLAQAVEHANPDLVLERVLPLVEAVARRSAYLVLLTENPDALRRLLTLCAASPWIAEQITRFPLLLDELLNEGRLFKPPLAPELAAELRERLTRIPEDDLEQQMEALRHFKLAHRLRVAASEIAGSLPLMKVSDYLTWLAEAILEQVLALAWRQTVARHGSPQRVDGTLCDPGFIIVGYGKVGGIELGHGSDLDLVFIHDGDPQAETDGAKPIDGAQFFTRLGQRIIHLLTTQTNSGQLYEVDMRLRPSGASGLLVSSLGAFERYQENEAWTWEHQALIRARVLVGSQDVGHAFEQVRAKVLGRERDLTTLRQEVSEMRAKMRDNLGTKGTAAGTGANAFDATVAFDLKQDAGGIVDIEFMVQYAALAWSAQHPSLLRYTDNIRILEGLEQVGLMPAADAHLLREVYKAYRSAAHRQALQNEAGTVTGEQFADERRQVMRIWQELGLS; encoded by the coding sequence ATGAGCCTTCCAACGCTGGCCAACCTGCCGGCCATCCTCCTGCCTTACGCCAGCCGGGCCGAGCAGTCATTTCGTGACGCAGTGGCCGCGCTGGGCGACGATAATGGCCTTTCTGCGTGGTCGCCGCAACGCTGGGCCGACTTTGCCCGTGTGTGCGCCGCCAGTGATTTCGTGATTGAACAGAGCGTTCGTGACCCTTTGATGTTGCTGGAGCTGGTGGCCTGGGGCGAGCTGGACCGCGGTTTCGCCCCCGGCGAGCTGTGTGGGCAGATTGCTGGCGCTGTGCAACAGGCTGAAACAGAAGATGAGCTGGGCCGCGTCCTGCGCCGCCAGCGTACCCGTCATCAAGTGCGCATTATCTGGCGCGACCTGACCCGCCAGGCGGACCTGGTACAAACCTGTCGCGACCTCTCCGACATGGCCGACGCCAGCATCGACCAGGCGTACCAATGGCTGTACCAGCGCCACAGCGCACAATTCGGTACCCCCACCGGCCGGCGCAGCGGTGAGCCGCAGCACATGGTCATCCTCGGCATGGGCAAGCTCGGTGCGGTGGAGCTGAACCTGTCATCGGACATCGACCTGATCTTCGCGTACCCCGAAGGCGGCGAAACGGTGGGTGTGAAGCGGGCGCTGGATAATCAGGAGTTCTTTATTCGCCTTGGTCAAAAACTGATCAAGGCCCTCGATCCGATGACCGTCGACGGTTTTGTGTTCCGCGTCGACATGCGCCTGCGTCCTTATGGCTCGTCGGGCTCGCTGGTGCTCAGCTTCAACGCGCTGGAGCAGTATTACCAGGACCAGGGGCGCGACTGGGAGCGCTACGCCATGATCAAGGCGCGGGTAGTCGCGGGCGACCAGGTGGCCGGTGCGCAGTTGCTCGACATGCTGCGACCGTTCGTCTATCGGCGTTACCTGGACTTCTCCGCCATCGAAGCGCTGCGCACCATGAAGCAGTTGATCCAGCAGGAAGTGCGGCGCAAGGGCATGGCCGACAATATCAAGCTGGGCGCGGGTGGCATCCGCGAGGTGGAGTTCATCGCCCAGGCCTTTCAGCTGATCCACGGCGGCCGCGACCTCAGCCTGCAACAACGGCCGCTGCTCAAGGTCCTTGGCACCCTTGAAGGCCAGGGCTACCTGCCGCCGGCGGTGATCGCCGAGTTGCGCGATGGCTACGAATTCCTGCGTTACACCGAACACGCGATCCAGGCGATTGCCGACCGCCAGACGCAAATGCTCCCGGACACCGGGGAAGATCAGGCGCGTATTGCCTTCATTCTGGGCTTTGATGATTGGGCGGCCTTCCATGAGCGCTTGATGTATTGGCGCGGTCGAGTGGACTGGCACTTCCGTCAGGTGATCGCCGACCCGGATGAAGAAGAGGGCGAAGAAAGCGAGTTGGTCGTGGGCGGCGAGTGGTTGCCGCTGTGGGAAGAGTCCCAGGATGACGAGGCCGCTTGCCGTCAGTTGGCCGAAGGCGGTTTCAGTGACGCGCCCAAGGCCCTCAAGGCCTTGGCCGGCCTGCGCAGCAGCCCGCAATTGCGGGCGATGCAGCGCCTCGGTCGCGAGCGTCTGGATGCGTTTATCCCGCGCCTGCTGGCTCAGGCCGTCGAGCATGCCAACCCGGACCTGGTGCTGGAACGCGTATTGCCGCTGGTGGAAGCCGTGGCCCGTCGTTCCGCCTACCTGGTGCTGCTCACGGAAAACCCCGACGCCCTGCGCCGCCTGCTGACCCTGTGCGCCGCCAGCCCGTGGATCGCCGAGCAGATCACGCGCTTCCCGTTGCTGCTCGACGAATTGCTCAACGAAGGCCGTCTGTTCAAGCCGCCGTTGGCCCCTGAGTTGGCGGCCGAACTGCGCGAACGCCTCACGCGCATCCCCGAGGACGACCTCGAGCAACAAATGGAAGCCCTGCGCCACTTCAAACTGGCCCACCGCCTGCGCGTTGCGGCCTCGGAAATCGCCGGCAGCCTGCCGTTGATGAAGGTCAGCGACTACCTGACCTGGCTCGCCGAGGCCATCCTCGAACAAGTACTGGCCCTGGCCTGGCGCCAGACCGTGGCGCGCCACGGCTCGCCGCAGCGGGTGGACGGCACCCTGTGCGATCCTGGGTTCATCATTGTCGGTTATGGGAAAGTCGGCGGCATCGAACTGGGGCATGGTTCGGATCTGGACCTGGTGTTCATCCACGACGGTGACCCCCAGGCCGAAACCGATGGCGCCAAGCCGATTGATGGTGCGCAGTTCTTCACGCGCCTGGGCCAGCGCATCATTCACTTGCTGACCACCCAGACCAACTCCGGCCAGTTGTACGAAGTCGATATGCGCCTGCGTCCGTCCGGCGCCTCCGGGCTGCTGGTCAGTTCGTTGGGCGCGTTCGAGCGCTATCAGGAAAACGAAGCCTGGACCTGGGAACATCAGGCTCTGATTCGCGCGCGGGTGCTGGTGGGTAGCCAGGATGTCGGCCATGCGTTCGAGCAGGTACGGGCCAAGGTGCTGGGGCGTGAGCGCGACCTGACGACGCTGCGCCAGGAGGTCAGCGAGATGCGCGCCAAGATGCGTGACAACCTGGGCACCAAGGGCACGGCGGCCGGTACCGGCGCCAATGCCTTCGACGCCACGGTGGCGTTCGACCTCAAGCAGGACGCCGGAGGTATCGTCGATATTGAATTTATGGTGCAATACGCGGCTTTAGCGTGGTCTGCGCAACATCCATCGTTGCTGCGCTACACCGACAATATCCGCATTCTGGAAGGTCTGGAGCAGGTGGGGTTGATGCCCGCCGCCGATGCCCATCTGCTGCGCGAGGTGTATAAGGCCTACCGTTCCGCCGCGCACCGCCAGGCGTTGCAAAACGAGGCGGGGACGGTGACCGGCGAGCAGTTTGCCGACGAACGGCGCCAGGTGATGCGAATCTGGCAGGAGCTGGGCTTGAGCTGA
- a CDS encoding bifunctional diguanylate cyclase/phosphodiesterase — MKSQPDVARMAAEVVTQLPVPSRLGMLRFERLNEASWALLYLDPNCERQFGLPAVELCALLGTPYASLMEPQARYQLHDAIQQQLSHSPHYLVRYTLHTSDGPLSLLEMGEAYKQHNRHLLRGYLMVVDGLFNEIPTTAPTADLESQNSRLQIALELNQRAQQEQLQHLERVRAQQELILLLARQRYTANNSLQEAAELITRSACEIYQVDSARIWHLEDQRLVPIAAYLRAEQQHYLPEPIDASGFPDYLEALHSSRAIDATNALRDPRTRELAEELRAKDIQALLDASIRVDGQVVGVLCLEQGRNTRIWQADEIAFAGELADQFAQVINNHNRRTATSALHLFQRAVEQSANAFLLVNCDGVVEYVNPSFTAITQYSAEEVHGHRLAQLPALENLSELLFDAPSSLAKSNSWQGEFKSRRKNLEPYWGQLSISKVYGDNRELTHYIGIYEDITQSKLAQQRIERLAYTDNLTNLGNRPAFIRNLDERFARDSDSPISLLLVDIDNFKRINDSLGHQTGDKLLISLARRLRNSLSASGSLARFASNEFAVLLDDTDLETGQQVAGQLLATLDKPMFVDNQLISVTGSVGLACAPLHGRDPQTLMRNAGLALHKAKANGKHQVQVFTEALNAEASYKLFVENNLRRALTQNELDVFYQPKLCLRSGRLLGMEALLRWNHPEKGMIRPDQFISVAEETGLIIPIGKWIARQACRMSKQLSAAGMGNLQVAINLSPKQFSDPDLVASIATILKEEQLPANLLELELTEGLLLEATEDTRLQLDQLKSFGLTLAMDDFGTGYSSLSYLKKFPIDIIKIDRSFIHEIPDNQDDMEITSAVIAMAHNLKLKVVAEGIETAEQLAFLRRHRCDVGQGYLFDRPIPGAELFAMLKRYPRGPVA; from the coding sequence ATGAAAAGCCAACCCGATGTCGCCCGTATGGCGGCCGAGGTAGTGACGCAGTTACCGGTGCCTTCGCGCCTCGGTATGCTGCGTTTCGAGCGGCTGAATGAGGCAAGCTGGGCCCTGCTGTACCTCGACCCCAATTGCGAACGCCAGTTCGGCCTGCCGGCCGTTGAGCTGTGCGCCCTGCTCGGCACCCCCTACGCCAGCCTGATGGAGCCGCAAGCGCGCTATCAGCTGCATGACGCGATCCAGCAACAACTCAGCCACAGCCCCCACTACCTGGTGCGCTACACCCTGCACACCAGCGACGGTCCACTGAGCCTGCTGGAGATGGGTGAAGCCTACAAACAACACAATCGCCACCTGCTGCGCGGCTACCTGATGGTGGTCGACGGCCTGTTCAACGAAATCCCGACGACAGCCCCGACGGCCGACCTGGAAAGCCAGAACAGCCGCCTGCAAATCGCCCTGGAGCTCAACCAGCGCGCGCAACAGGAACAGTTGCAACATCTGGAGCGCGTACGCGCCCAGCAGGAGCTGATCCTGCTGCTGGCCCGCCAGCGCTACACCGCCAACAATTCGTTGCAGGAAGCCGCCGAGCTGATCACCCGCAGCGCCTGCGAGATCTATCAAGTCGACAGTGCGCGCATCTGGCACCTCGAAGACCAGCGCCTGGTGCCGATTGCCGCCTACCTGCGTGCCGAGCAGCAGCACTATCTGCCCGAGCCCATCGATGCCAGCGGTTTTCCGGATTATCTGGAAGCCCTGCACAGCAGCCGCGCCATCGACGCCACCAACGCCCTGCGCGACCCGCGCACCCGCGAGCTGGCCGAAGAACTGCGCGCCAAGGACATCCAGGCCCTGCTCGACGCCAGCATTCGTGTGGATGGCCAGGTGGTCGGCGTGCTCTGCCTGGAGCAAGGTCGCAACACGCGTATCTGGCAGGCCGACGAAATCGCCTTTGCCGGTGAGCTGGCGGACCAGTTCGCCCAGGTCATCAACAACCACAACCGGCGCACCGCCACCAGCGCCCTGCACCTGTTCCAGCGTGCGGTCGAGCAAAGCGCCAACGCCTTTCTGCTGGTCAATTGCGACGGCGTGGTCGAATACGTCAACCCGAGCTTTACCGCGATTACCCAGTACAGCGCCGAAGAAGTCCATGGTCACCGCCTGGCACAACTGCCGGCGCTGGAGAACCTCAGCGAGTTGCTGTTCGACGCCCCCTCCAGCCTGGCCAAGAGCAACAGCTGGCAGGGCGAATTCAAGAGCCGGCGTAAAAACCTCGAACCCTACTGGGGCCAGTTGTCGATTTCCAAGGTGTACGGCGACAACCGCGAGCTGACGCACTACATCGGCATCTACGAAGACATCACCCAGAGCAAGCTGGCCCAGCAGCGCATCGAGCGCCTGGCCTACACCGACAATCTGACAAACCTGGGCAACCGCCCGGCGTTTATTCGCAATCTCGACGAACGGTTTGCCCGCGACAGCGACAGCCCGATCAGCCTGCTGCTGGTGGACATCGACAACTTCAAGCGGATCAACGACAGCCTCGGCCACCAGACCGGCGACAAACTGCTGATCAGCCTGGCCCGGCGCCTGCGCAACAGCCTCAGCGCCAGCGGCAGCCTGGCGCGGTTTGCCAGTAACGAATTCGCGGTACTGCTCGACGACACCGACCTGGAAACCGGCCAACAAGTCGCCGGCCAGCTGTTGGCGACCCTCGACAAACCGATGTTCGTCGACAACCAACTGATCAGCGTCACCGGCTCCGTGGGCCTGGCCTGCGCACCACTGCATGGTCGCGACCCGCAGACCCTGATGCGCAACGCCGGCCTGGCTCTGCACAAGGCCAAGGCCAATGGCAAACATCAGGTGCAGGTATTCACCGAAGCGCTGAACGCCGAAGCCAGCTACAAGCTGTTTGTGGAAAACAACCTGCGCCGCGCCCTGACCCAGAACGAGCTGGACGTGTTCTACCAGCCCAAGCTGTGCCTGCGCAGCGGGCGTTTGCTGGGCATGGAAGCGCTGCTGCGCTGGAACCACCCGGAAAAGGGCATGATCCGCCCCGACCAGTTCATCAGCGTGGCCGAAGAGACCGGCTTGATCATCCCCATCGGCAAATGGATCGCGCGCCAGGCCTGCCGCATGAGCAAGCAACTGAGCGCCGCTGGCATGGGCAACTTGCAGGTCGCCATCAACCTGTCGCCCAAACAGTTCTCCGACCCGGACCTGGTAGCCTCGATTGCCACCATCCTCAAAGAAGAACAGTTGCCGGCCAACCTGCTGGAGCTGGAGCTGACCGAAGGCCTGCTGCTGGAAGCCACCGAGGACACGCGCCTGCAACTGGACCAGCTGAAAAGCTTCGGCCTGACCCTGGCCATGGACGATTTCGGCACCGGTTACTCGTCGCTGAGCTACTTGAAAAAATTCCCGATCGACATCATCAAGATCGATCGCAGCTTCATCCACGAAATCCCGGACAACCAGGACGACATGGAAATCACCTCGGCGGTGATCGCCATGGCCCACAACCTCAAGCTCAAGGTCGTGGCCGAAGGCATCGAGACCGCCGAACAGCTGGCGTTCCTGCGCCGGCATCGCTGTGACGTCGGCCAGGGCTACCTGTTCGACCGGCCAATCCCCGGCGCAGAGCTGTTTGCTATGCTCAAGCGCTACCCACGCGGACCTGTCGCCTGA
- the msrA gene encoding peptide-methionine (S)-S-oxide reductase MsrA — translation MVLRSEILVNKNVLPTAEQALPGRETPMALPETHFVNGNPLLGPFLDDVGFAIFGLGCFWGAERKFWQRDGVVSTVVGYAGGFTPNPTYEEVCSGLTGHSEVVLVVYDQTKVKYEDLLKMFWELHNPTQGMRQGNDIGSQYRSVIYATTPEQLDAAQASAQAYQQELTKAGLGEITTEIDEAPTVYFAEAYHQQYLAKNPQGYCGIGGTGVTCPI, via the coding sequence ATGGTCTTGCGCTCGGAAATTCTGGTGAATAAAAACGTGCTTCCTACTGCAGAACAAGCTTTGCCTGGCCGCGAAACCCCGATGGCGCTGCCCGAAACCCACTTCGTCAACGGCAACCCGTTGCTCGGCCCTTTCCTGGATGACGTCGGTTTCGCGATCTTCGGCCTGGGATGCTTCTGGGGCGCCGAGCGTAAATTCTGGCAGCGCGACGGCGTAGTCAGCACGGTGGTCGGCTACGCCGGCGGCTTCACGCCGAACCCGACCTACGAAGAAGTCTGCTCGGGCCTGACCGGCCACAGCGAAGTAGTGCTGGTGGTGTACGACCAAACCAAGGTGAAATACGAAGACTTGCTGAAGATGTTCTGGGAACTGCACAACCCGACTCAGGGCATGCGCCAGGGCAATGACATTGGCAGCCAATACCGCTCGGTGATCTATGCGACCACGCCGGAGCAATTGGACGCGGCGCAAGCCAGTGCGCAGGCGTATCAGCAAGAACTGACCAAGGCCGGGCTGGGGGAGATCACCACCGAGATCGACGAAGCGCCGACGGTGTACTTCGCCGAGGCGTATCACCAGCAGTACCTGGCAAAGAATCCGCAGGGCTATTGCGGGATTGGCGGCACAGGCGTGACCTGCCCGATCTAA
- the aceE gene encoding pyruvate dehydrogenase (acetyl-transferring), homodimeric type: MQDLDPVETQEWLDALESVLDKEGEDRAHYLMTRMGELATRSGSQLPYAITTPYRNTIPVTHEARMPGDLFMERRIRSLVRWNAMAMVMRTNLKDSDLGGHISSFASSATLYDIGFNYFFQAPTDEHGGDLIYFQGHTSPGVYARAFMEGRISEEQMNNFRQEVDGQGLSSYPHPWLMPDFWQFPTVSMGLGPIQAIYQARFMKYLEARGFIPEGKQKVWCFLGDGECDEPESLGAISLAGREKLDNLIFVINCNLQRLDGPVRGNGKIIQELEGVFRGAQWNVTKVIWGRFWDPLLAKDVDGILQRRMDEVIDGEYQNYKAKDGAFVREHFFNTPELKAMVADLSDDEIWKLNRGGHDPYKVYAAYHEAVNHKEQPTVILAKTIKGYGTGAGEAKNTAHNTKKVDVDSLKLFRDRFDIPVKDEELENLPFFKPEPNSAEARYLSERRTALGGFVPQRRAQSFSVPTPDLSTLKAILDGSGDREISTTMAFVRILAQLVKDKEIGPRIVPIIPDEARTFGMEGMFRQLGIYSSVGQLYEPVDKDQVMFYKEDKKGQILEEGINEAGAMSSFIAAGTSYSSHNQPMLPFYIFYSMFGFQRIGDLAWAAGDSRTRGFLIGGTAGRTTLNGEGLQHEDGHSHILAATIPNCRTFDPTYGYELAVIIQDGMKKMTEEQQDVFYYITVMNESYQQPAMPAGVEEGIIKGMYLLEEDTKEAAHHVQLMGSGTILREVREAAKILREEFNVGADVWSVTSFNELRRDGLAVERSNRLKPGQKPAKSYVEECLAGRKGPVIASTDYMKLFAEQIRQWVPSKEFKVLGTDGFGRSDSRKKLRHFFEVDRHFVVLAALEALADRGEIEPKVVADAIVKFGINPDKRNPLDC, translated from the coding sequence ATGCAAGACCTCGATCCCGTCGAAACCCAGGAATGGCTGGACGCCCTGGAATCGGTTCTCGACAAAGAAGGCGAAGACCGTGCTCACTACCTGATGACCCGTATGGGCGAACTCGCAACCCGCAGCGGTTCGCAATTGCCTTACGCCATCACCACGCCATACCGCAATACCATCCCCGTTACCCACGAAGCACGCATGCCTGGCGACCTGTTCATGGAACGCCGCATTCGCTCGCTGGTACGTTGGAACGCCATGGCGATGGTAATGCGCACGAATCTGAAAGATTCGGACCTGGGCGGTCACATTTCCAGCTTCGCTTCCAGCGCAACCCTGTATGACATCGGCTTCAACTACTTCTTCCAGGCCCCGACCGACGAACACGGCGGCGACCTGATCTACTTCCAGGGCCACACCTCGCCAGGCGTCTATGCCCGCGCGTTCATGGAAGGTCGCATCAGCGAAGAACAAATGAACAACTTCCGCCAGGAAGTGGACGGTCAGGGCCTGTCGTCCTACCCGCACCCTTGGCTGATGCCTGATTTCTGGCAGTTCCCGACCGTTTCCATGGGTCTGGGTCCGATCCAGGCGATCTACCAGGCACGTTTCATGAAGTACCTGGAAGCCCGTGGCTTCATCCCTGAAGGCAAGCAGAAAGTCTGGTGCTTCCTGGGCGACGGCGAGTGTGACGAGCCGGAATCCCTGGGCGCCATCTCCCTGGCTGGCCGCGAGAAGCTCGACAACCTGATCTTCGTCATCAACTGCAACCTGCAGCGCCTCGACGGCCCGGTTCGCGGCAACGGCAAGATCATCCAGGAACTCGAAGGCGTGTTCCGCGGTGCTCAGTGGAACGTGACCAAAGTCATCTGGGGCCGTTTCTGGGACCCACTGCTGGCCAAAGACGTCGACGGCATCCTGCAACGTCGCATGGACGAAGTCATCGACGGCGAGTACCAGAACTACAAAGCCAAAGACGGCGCGTTCGTACGTGAACACTTCTTCAACACGCCTGAACTGAAGGCGATGGTTGCAGACCTGTCCGACGACGAGATCTGGAAACTCAACCGTGGCGGCCACGACCCGTACAAGGTCTACGCGGCGTACCACGAAGCGGTGAACCACAAGGAACAACCGACCGTCATCCTGGCCAAGACCATCAAGGGTTATGGCACCGGTGCCGGCGAAGCGAAGAACACCGCGCACAACACCAAGAAAGTCGACGTCGACAGCCTGAAGTTGTTCCGTGACCGCTTCGACATCCCGGTCAAGGACGAAGAGCTGGAAAACCTGCCGTTCTTCAAGCCAGAGCCAAACAGCGCCGAAGCCCGCTACCTCAGCGAGCGTCGTACTGCACTGGGCGGTTTCGTGCCACAGCGCCGTGCCCAGAGTTTCAGCGTACCGACACCGGACCTCAGCACCCTCAAGGCAATCCTTGACGGTTCGGGCGACCGTGAAATCTCCACCACCATGGCCTTCGTGCGTATCCTGGCGCAGCTGGTCAAGGACAAGGAAATCGGCCCGCGCATCGTCCCGATCATCCCGGACGAAGCCCGTACCTTCGGTATGGAAGGCATGTTCCGTCAGTTGGGCATCTACTCCTCCGTCGGCCAGCTCTACGAGCCAGTCGATAAAGACCAGGTGATGTTCTACAAGGAAGACAAGAAGGGCCAGATCCTCGAAGAAGGCATCAACGAAGCGGGCGCCATGAGCTCCTTCATCGCTGCCGGTACTTCGTACTCCAGCCACAACCAGCCAATGCTGCCGTTCTACATCTTCTACTCGATGTTCGGTTTCCAGCGTATTGGCGACCTGGCTTGGGCAGCCGGCGACAGCCGTACCCGTGGCTTCCTGATCGGCGGTACTGCCGGCCGGACCACGCTGAACGGCGAAGGCCTGCAACACGAAGACGGTCACAGCCACATCCTGGCTGCCACCATCCCGAACTGCCGCACCTTTGATCCAACCTACGGCTACGAGCTGGCGGTGATCATCCAGGACGGCATGAAGAAGATGACCGAAGAGCAGCAGGACGTTTTCTACTACATCACCGTGATGAACGAATCCTACCAGCAGCCAGCCATGCCGGCCGGTGTCGAGGAAGGCATCATCAAGGGCATGTACCTGCTCGAAGAAGACACCAAGGAAGCAGCGCACCACGTACAGCTGATGGGCTCCGGCACCATCCTGCGCGAAGTGCGTGAGGCGGCGAAGATCCTGCGTGAAGAGTTCAATGTCGGCGCTGACGTGTGGAGCGTTACCAGCTTCAACGAACTGCGTCGCGACGGCCTGGCCGTAGAGCGCAGCAACCGCCTCAAACCTGGTCAGAAACCTGCGAAGAGCTACGTCGAAGAGTGCCTGGCCGGCCGCAAGGGTCCAGTCATTGCCTCTACCGACTACATGAAGCTGTTCGCTGAACAAATTCGCCAGTGGGTCCCGTCCAAGGAATTCAAAGTCCTGGGCACCGACGGTTTCGGCCGCAGTGACAGCCGCAAGAAGCTGCGTCACTTCTTCGAAGTCGACCGTCACTTCGTGGTGTTGGCAGCCCTGGAAGCCTTGGCTGACCGCGGTGAGATCGAACCCAAGGTGGTAGCAGACGCTATCGTCAAGTTCGGTATCAACCCGGACAAACGCAACCCACTGGACTGCTGA